The segment ttgctttgttcagttttgaagaattagattatttagtttccaattaatttcaaatctgcctttccatgagcccttattgattatgatttttattgccttatgatctgaaaaaagtgtgtttattatttctgttttcctacATTGCTTGTAATGTTTTTatgacctagtacatggtcaatttttgtatatgtgccaagtgctgctgaaaagaaggtatattcctttttatccctatttacttttctctgaatatctattagctctaatttttctaacatttcattaacttcccttacttctttcttatttattttttggttcaatttatatagttcttttttttaacccttaacttctgtgtattggctcataggttgaagagtggtaatggtgtgCAAtaggggtcaagcgacttgcccagggtcacatagctgggaagtgtctgaggccagatttgaaactaggacctcccgtttctaggcctgactctcaatccactgagctacctagctgcccctcaatttatatagttttgatagaggaaggttaagaTCCCTAACTAGTATGGGTTTAATGCctttttccttcttaagctcctttagtaTCTCTTTTAGAAGTCTtaatgctgtaccatttggtgcatatatgtcaAGTATtagtatttcttcattatttatactgcctttcatcaaaatgtaattacctgatctctttttgcttttgctttgtctgagatcataatcactactcctgccttttttgtctcagttgcagcccagtaaattctgttccatccttttacctttaccctgtgtatgtctacctgcctcaagtgtgtttcttgtagacaatatatggtaggattctgtttttaatccattctgctatccactttctttttattggtgaattcatcccattcactttcacagttatgattactgtctgtttatttccctccattttgacttcctccttagattctaccttttctcttatctGTCCAagtttttgcttttagtcagtctccctcttttcccctccttaatgttactccccttcccagAACCTCCCCTCTTATTGAgtcccctcttactatagtgccttttgaATGACCcccaccttctccctcccttgtattgctcccctccccaccagccagTTTATAACCCttttacttttctatagggcatgatacaattctctgcccctatggatctgattgttcttccctgcctgagtcaatttcaatgtgtgtaagatttaagtattacctgtatccaacctctttcacctttCTATTGTATtggttttcttcctccctccccccatgcgCTTCTTTTTGAAATAGACATTTACCCcatttcatctcttttcccatttctcttactaTTATCCTCTCTTTTACCACtagtttttttcatatattttttgacatttcatcctatgcagtttgtcactgttccctgtaagtatacttcttctggctaccctgatgataataataacaattttgaaGAGTTActtatatcatcttttcttataggaatataaatcatttgaacttattgggtcccttaaaaaagtttttgatttttttccctttcttaattaccttttggtgattctctgaGTTCCGTGTTTGGGCATCAGTTTTCTGTTTAAGTCGGGTGTTTTCTTTAGAAATGCTTGAaaggcttctattttattaaattcccCCTgcaggaatataatcaattttgttggatagttgattcttggttgtagacccagttcccttgctttccacaatatcatattccatgccttccagtccttcagtgtgaaTGCAGCCAGGACCTGTGTTaccctaactgtggttccatggtataTGAATGGTTTTTTCTTAGCTACTTGTAgtatttttccttgatctggtagttctttaatttggctataacattcctgagtgttgtcaattggggattaaatgcaggaggtgatctgtggatctgAACTTttaatctccacttttccctcttgttcaagaatgtcagggcagttttcttggataattgactgtagaatgatgtccagactttttcttttgtcatgattttctggtggtccaataattcttaaattgcctctcctagatctattttctaggtctcttgttttatcaatgacctgtttcatattttcctcaattttctcatttgcttgattttgttttatagactcttgcttccttgtgaagtcatttgcttctagttgttggactccaatttttaaagactacattttatccctggctttttggtcatccttctccttctggtctgtttttctttgtaggttacctttcactttctttgcctcattcttTCTGCCTGCCACCTCCTTGCCAGTTGCCAGGTTAGAGCTCTGGGCTTCCCACAGTGTTATAAAGGTATTTTGTCGTGTTTGCCGCCTTCTCCCTGTGATCTCAGTCAGCAGGATTCTTACCCTGGGTCTCAGTGCAGTTGTTAGGGGAGGAGTGTTgaagattgagcttccctgccctctgaaggttTCTTATCTGTGCTATTGATAAACTAGATTAATCTGGGCAGAGCTCATCTGCGGGGCTGGATGTGCCTTGAGGTCAAAACCTCAAgaagcagaggcccaagatggagagtggTGGCTGTGACCAGACTGTCCTCTCTGcacctctcctccagctgcctccctaccAGCTGTTGTCATAGCCCTGAGCCTAGCACAGCTGTGGCAGCAAGGAACTCCCTCCAGGCTGAGTTCTCGCCCCACGATTCCAGGGACCTCCCAAGTCTCCATACAGTAGGTGGAGGAGGgatcctgggaccttccttcttccttttccttaaacccaagaagtCATCCTTCTTTGCATACTTTTAAGTTGAATTAAGCAGGAGGGTCTtctggctctgtcctgttgttagatttgtttttctgtcccttcgaagcactttgtttttaattggtgtggaagggttttcacagagtaCTTGGCTTTTGCTGCTTCTATGTGGCCATATTGACTCCTCTACAAGTTTTTCGACATTGGCATTCATAAAGGAAGTGTGTGTTAGGCCCCAGAAttctggaatgtcagagctgggaagcaTCATTGAGACTAATCTCCTTATGTTATTTTTTAAGTGATAGTGAGGAAATAGTTTGGTTTTTTCTCCACAAAACTGTAACAAAATAAACTCCTTTGAAATGGAACATTGagtgtattttttaaacatgGGAATAACTCTATagatactttctttttctctgttccaCCTTGTATACATAAATATTCTTCACTAGtccttcccaattttcccactGCTAGTGGGTAATTTCTCTGGGTTTAGTTCCATTTCACACTGAATATGTGTTGAATGTGTGTAGGCCTTTGTATAGAATGAGGTcattagaatgtaacctccttcAGGGTGAGGacctttgtttttttctcatcctTGTTCCCTCCCCTCCAATATTAGCAAAGGGCTTGGCACatcataaatgcttaataaatgcttattgactgttcCCCATCTTCATGTGGCCACTCATCCTTCTGTCATCACCATACCCCTCATTCCTCTTGTGAGGGGGTGAATGGAAGCTagagaggaaggtaggaggaaggatggatgggagaaaggagagaggaaggtagaggaagggaaaggaaggtagcggtccccagtcccagcagggggaaattgaccagagcccttcagggctcaaataaaagatcagatagCAACTTAGgatttagaatagctaggttttatttagattagaaaagggatggtctagggaaaactaggaggtagatagaaggggaaaaggcaccaagagagctACTAGCCGAGAGCTCTTCAGGGTTCACAGTAGAGAGTGTCAGCCAGCCTCGGGGTttgagagagggaaaaggcaccaaaacccTCTCTCTTATACTATCTCCaatacctcccacaaaggaagtggaaggtgttgggggaagttgtagcagggagccctgggagagtaattttaaatgacacactaTCCATATCCCCATTCTCTCCTGATAGCTTTCTGCTTTCTCAATGTATCTACGTCTGCCTCTGTTTTACTCTTTGTTTTCTATATGTTCTTGTCTCTAAGTCCTCTATCACCCTTGGTGTACCTCCTCTCTCTATGTTGTCCCTTTCTTTACCTCTGTacccctctcctctttctgtaACCTCTCCTGTCCACTTTTGTCATTCTTATCTCCCACCAATTCActttttctcagtttattcttcatcacctctattttcttttctttccatctctacctGGTCTCCTCTCCCCTGGGCTCTGCATTAAccttaattttttccatataagaTCCTAGAGAAGGCATGGCTTGCATAGAGAGAAGCAAACAGCCTCAACTGAAACAAGATGAGCAGAGCACACCCGCCCAAGCTAAAAAAATTTATGGACAAAAAGCTATCATTGAAATTAAATGGTGGGAGGCACATCCAAGGAATATTGTGGGGGTTTGATCCATTTATGAATCTTGTGATTGACGAGT is part of the Gracilinanus agilis isolate LMUSP501 chromosome X, AgileGrace, whole genome shotgun sequence genome and harbors:
- the LOC123253845 gene encoding small nuclear ribonucleoprotein G-like, which translates into the protein MSRAHPPKLKKFMDKKLSLKLNGGRHIQGILWGFDPFMNLVIDECVEMVPGSQQNNIGMVVIRGNSIILLEALEQV